A window of Mesoplasma chauliocola contains these coding sequences:
- the sepF gene encoding cell division protein SepF → MKIKELLDKIKTKSVESGEMGQALNDMNAYKMYDEETEVVEEEVEYANDSELNTINQDIPSKRTEIIKPTSFSDAAKIADELKISKIVLIDLSELEKVEKRRIIDFISGVIYINDGVYKKIEGNIYKIIIRK, encoded by the coding sequence ATGAAAATCAAAGAATTACTAGACAAAATAAAAACTAAAAGTGTTGAATCTGGGGAAATGGGTCAAGCTTTAAATGACATGAACGCATATAAAATGTATGATGAAGAAACAGAAGTTGTTGAAGAAGAAGTTGAATATGCAAATGACAGTGAATTAAATACAATTAATCAAGACATCCCTTCAAAGAGAACAGAAATTATTAAACCAACATCATTTTCAGATGCTGCAAAAATTGCTGATGAATTGAAAATTAGTAAAATTGTTTTAATAGATCTTTCTGAATTAGAAAAAGTAGAAAAAAGAAGAATAATAGATTTTATTTCTGGAGTAATTTATATAAATGATGGTGTTTATAAAAAAATTGAAGGAAATATTTACAAAATAATAATTAGAAAATAA
- a CDS encoding YceD family protein: MNRLYFEKNSHTELTEVVSDLDSIKLSNTLAKKVKYLDYDVDIDWNNSIETVSVNGVINFTIDATDARSGEEFEYSDSIEWNDEYSFQNSINDQANLIIGEDFDIINYVIEQININLPFNLSNNSDIINKTGFGWTIMSEEEFYKNEQNKIDPRWAKLNEFKKK, translated from the coding sequence ATGAATAGATTATATTTTGAAAAAAATAGTCACACAGAGTTAACCGAAGTTGTTAGCGACTTAGACTCTATTAAGTTAAGCAATACTTTAGCGAAAAAAGTTAAATATTTAGATTATGATGTAGATATTGATTGAAATAACTCAATTGAAACGGTTAGTGTAAATGGAGTGATTAATTTCACTATTGACGCAACTGATGCTAGAAGCGGTGAAGAGTTTGAATATTCAGATTCAATTGAATGAAATGACGAGTATAGTTTTCAAAATTCAATTAATGATCAAGCTAATTTAATTATTGGAGAAGATTTTGATATAATTAATTATGTTATAGAGCAAATTAATATAAATTTACCTTTTAATTTATCCAATAATAGTGATATAATAAATAAGACTGGTTTTGGTTGGACAATTATGTCTGAAGAAGAGTTTTATAAGAATGAACAAAACAAAATAGATCCAAGATGAGCTAAATTGAATGAGTTCAAGAAAAAATAA
- the pheT gene encoding phenylalanine--tRNA ligase subunit beta: MIITRKWLEKYLDLSNISNQQISICLNSLGFEVEQEIDFSKLNSKLIIGYIESVEAIEGTKLKKTKTRIGKNKYVTILSTSRNIEANRYPIVALPGAKLANGLELDNREILGIVSEGMFCGFNEIGLSNSILTEAEQVEVYYINSIYKDMSEMVGKNISEVLNYDDYIFEVDLTLNRSDALAAKQLVKEIANYFDLKIKQTEQKIKFAKNTNTVSIKIDKKLEADVNTISHTFIGLKNTNTPLDSSHDVWLKHSNIKTSENKYEDIASMATLISGQPFILVDADKIQQELTLAKQVIEEKEFVVLKSGKDIVNILGLKTEEKFKVTDATNTILVIMLNLDQIIMRKQQKNLNISTIDTQRYAKPLNPNLYDQGIEELVKILNDYKMIESVEKITTSVKKITYDNVYKITLEKIKQVLGIEITIEEIVSLFRTLDISIAIKKDELTFTVDQNRTDLYGKNDICEEIARLYGYDNIIEQPLEYVTFTKTKNLEKKLKDKLNDYLVGAGFNNIKTYSLTDKKSNKDWNLFKVKNPVVLMSPLSSQRETFRNNLSKSMIETIIFNANNGNKVVKFFEFADIFAMNGFRQSNLCFATSGEVISDDLQQIHIQANYSYISSILVSILNLYKVDIKNVTFDYEEKVIDEIHPYINACVKFKNKKLGFIYKLNPAYEAENKINPTFICEINLDLLLEIANKQHVTNEISKFQQSSRDISFELSNDIKFDLIASQLLKNLKYLTTYKVIDKYADKEMKEANISSLTIKLTFNSLEHQLTEKEIANDFDIALNNLKKLNIKVR, translated from the coding sequence ATGATTATTACAAGAAAATGATTAGAGAAATACTTAGACCTTTCTAATATTTCAAATCAACAAATTTCAATATGTTTAAATTCATTAGGTTTTGAAGTTGAACAAGAAATTGATTTTTCAAAATTAAATTCAAAATTAATTATTGGATATATTGAATCAGTTGAAGCAATCGAAGGAACTAAACTAAAGAAAACAAAAACTCGTATTGGAAAAAATAAATACGTTACAATTTTGTCTACTTCTAGAAACATTGAAGCTAACAGATATCCAATTGTAGCTTTACCAGGAGCTAAATTAGCAAATGGATTAGAATTAGATAATAGAGAAATTTTGGGAATTGTATCAGAAGGAATGTTTTGTGGATTTAATGAGATTGGATTATCAAATTCAATATTAACTGAAGCAGAACAAGTTGAAGTTTACTACATTAATTCAATTTACAAAGATATGAGCGAAATGGTTGGTAAAAATATTAGTGAAGTTTTAAATTATGATGATTATATTTTTGAAGTTGATTTAACTTTAAATAGAAGCGATGCGTTGGCAGCAAAGCAATTAGTAAAAGAAATAGCTAACTACTTTGATTTAAAAATTAAGCAAACTGAACAAAAAATTAAATTTGCTAAAAATACAAACACTGTTTCAATTAAAATTGATAAAAAACTTGAAGCTGATGTTAATACAATATCACATACATTTATTGGTCTAAAAAATACTAACACACCATTGGATTCTTCACATGATGTTTGACTAAAACATTCAAATATTAAAACAAGTGAAAATAAATATGAAGATATAGCAAGTATGGCAACTTTAATTTCAGGACAGCCTTTTATTTTAGTTGATGCAGATAAAATTCAACAAGAATTAACTTTAGCAAAACAAGTAATTGAAGAAAAAGAATTCGTTGTTTTAAAATCTGGAAAAGACATTGTTAATATACTAGGGTTAAAAACTGAAGAAAAATTTAAAGTCACAGATGCAACAAATACAATTTTAGTTATTATGTTAAATCTTGATCAAATTATTATGCGTAAACAACAAAAAAATTTGAATATAAGCACTATTGATACTCAAAGATATGCAAAGCCTTTAAATCCAAATCTTTATGATCAAGGAATAGAAGAACTAGTAAAAATTCTGAATGATTATAAAATGATTGAAAGCGTTGAAAAAATAACTACTTCAGTTAAAAAAATAACATATGATAATGTTTATAAAATAACTTTAGAAAAAATTAAACAAGTTTTAGGAATTGAGATCACTATTGAAGAGATTGTTAGTTTATTTAGAACTTTAGATATTTCAATAGCAATTAAAAAGGATGAATTAACATTCACTGTTGATCAAAATAGAACTGATTTATATGGTAAAAATGATATCTGCGAAGAAATTGCAAGACTTTATGGTTATGACAATATTATTGAGCAACCTTTAGAATATGTAACATTTACAAAAACAAAAAACTTAGAAAAAAAATTGAAAGATAAATTAAATGATTATTTAGTAGGTGCTGGATTTAATAACATCAAAACTTATTCTTTAACTGATAAAAAATCAAACAAAGATTGAAACTTATTTAAAGTTAAAAATCCAGTTGTTTTAATGAGTCCATTATCAAGTCAACGTGAAACATTTAGAAATAACCTTTCAAAATCAATGATAGAAACAATTATTTTTAATGCAAATAATGGTAACAAAGTAGTTAAATTTTTTGAATTTGCTGACATTTTTGCAATGAATGGTTTTAGACAATCAAACTTATGTTTTGCAACATCAGGAGAAGTAATTTCTGATGACTTGCAACAAATTCACATTCAAGCTAATTATTCATATATTAGTTCAATTTTAGTAAGCATCTTAAATTTATATAAAGTTGATATTAAGAATGTTACATTTGATTATGAAGAAAAAGTAATTGATGAAATTCACCCTTACATTAATGCTTGTGTAAAATTTAAAAATAAAAAATTAGGATTTATTTATAAATTAAATCCTGCTTATGAAGCTGAAAACAAAATTAATCCAACATTTATTTGTGAGATTAATTTAGATTTATTATTGGAGATTGCAAACAAACAACATGTTACAAATGAAATTTCTAAGTTCCAACAATCATCAAGAGATATATCATTTGAATTAAGCAATGATATTAAATTTGATTTAATAGCTAGTCAGTTATTAAAAAATTTAAAATATTTAACAACATATAAAGTTATTGATAAATATGCTGATAAAGAAATGAAAGAGGCAAACATTAGTTCATTAACAATTAAATTAACATTTAATAGTTTGGAACATCAATTAACTGAAAAAGAAATAGCTAATGATTTTGATATCGCTTTAAATAATCTAAAAAAATTAAATATTAAAGTAAGATAA
- the mraZ gene encoding division/cell wall cluster transcriptional repressor MraZ, translating to MGESGMLFFGTYDHNLDDKQRLTIPSKMRNKILNSTVYVSKGFEGSLEMRTEEEFEKWSSQILNLSSFNKETRMLTREIIANTHEVEIDKIGRIKIPSNLLKLANIEKSVYILGMGDRVEIWDQKLYDNYQNENSDKMEEIAETIYQGLNK from the coding sequence ATGGGGGAAAGTGGTATGTTATTTTTTGGAACTTACGATCATAATTTAGATGATAAGCAAAGACTTACCATCCCTTCAAAAATGAGAAACAAGATTTTAAACTCAACAGTTTATGTTTCAAAAGGATTCGAAGGAAGCCTTGAAATGAGAACTGAAGAAGAATTCGAGAAATGAAGTTCGCAAATATTGAATCTTTCTTCTTTTAACAAAGAGACAAGAATGTTAACTCGTGAAATTATAGCTAATACTCATGAAGTTGAGATTGATAAAATTGGAAGAATTAAAATACCTTCAAATTTATTAAAATTAGCGAATATTGAAAAAAGTGTTTATATTCTTGGTATGGGTGATAGAGTTGAAATATGAGATCAGAAATTGTATGACAATTACCAAAACGAAAACAGCGATAAAATGGAAGAAATTGCTGAAACAATTTATCAGGGGCTAAATAAATAA
- the pheS gene encoding phenylalanine--tRNA ligase subunit alpha gives MIHKINKIKEKFVSDLNNIKTIEEAEKIKKNLLGKESELSQILKSLKDSDVENKQAIGIASHELRTFISITIDEFISKIKKSELDKKLNSEKIDISLTGTLANFGTKHPLNIVVEEITEIFTEIGFDVLKGNDVESDEYCFQKLNLPVGHPARDMQDTFYIDEETVLSTHCTHMTARVLTQMAEAKNYEGNYACVAIGNVYRRDDDDATHSHQFMQLDLLCIGKKITFANLKWVLKYMCRRLFGEEVNIRLRPSLFPFTEPSVEVDVSCFKCAGKGCSICKYSGWIEILGSGIINEQVMLLNGMDPEKNTALAFGAGIERIAMLKFGISNIRNLYENNVKFLEQFKFYGE, from the coding sequence ATGATACATAAAATTAATAAGATCAAAGAAAAATTTGTCTCTGATTTAAATAATATTAAAACAATCGAAGAAGCCGAAAAAATAAAGAAAAATTTGTTGGGTAAAGAATCAGAATTAAGTCAAATTTTGAAATCTTTAAAAGATTCAGATGTTGAAAATAAACAAGCAATAGGAATTGCAAGTCATGAATTAAGAACATTTATAAGTATCACAATTGATGAATTTATTTCAAAAATTAAGAAGTCTGAATTAGATAAAAAGTTAAATAGTGAAAAAATTGATATTTCTTTAACTGGAACATTAGCAAATTTTGGTACTAAACACCCATTGAATATTGTTGTTGAAGAAATTACAGAGATTTTTACAGAGATTGGTTTTGATGTTTTAAAAGGTAATGATGTTGAAAGCGATGAATATTGTTTCCAAAAATTAAATTTACCTGTTGGTCACCCAGCAAGAGATATGCAAGATACATTTTACATTGACGAAGAAACTGTTTTAAGTACTCATTGTACACACATGACAGCAAGAGTTTTAACTCAAATGGCAGAAGCTAAAAATTATGAAGGTAATTATGCTTGTGTTGCTATTGGAAATGTTTATCGTAGAGATGATGATGATGCAACTCACTCACATCAATTTATGCAATTAGATTTATTATGTATTGGTAAAAAAATTACTTTTGCTAATTTAAAATGAGTTCTTAAATATATGTGTAGAAGACTATTTGGTGAAGAGGTAAATATTCGTTTAAGACCGAGTTTATTTCCATTTACTGAACCTAGTGTTGAAGTTGATGTAAGTTGTTTTAAGTGTGCAGGAAAAGGATGTTCAATTTGTAAGTATTCAGGTTGAATAGAAATTTTAGGTTCAGGAATTATTAATGAACAAGTTATGTTATTAAATGGAATGGATCCTGAAAAAAATACAGCTTTAGCATTTGGTGCAGGAATTGAAAGAATTGCAATGCTAAAATTTGGAATTTCAAATATAAGGAATTTATATGAAAATAATGTTAAATTTTTAGAACAATTTAAATTTTATGGGGAGTAA
- the rpmF gene encoding 50S ribosomal protein L32: MAVPFRKTSKSAKNKRRSHLALVASNLVSCENCGSMIKPHRVCRECGFYKGKEVKSVQD, from the coding sequence ATGGCTGTACCATTTAGAAAGACAAGTAAATCTGCTAAAAATAAAAGAAGAAGTCATTTAGCTTTAGTAGCTTCTAATTTAGTTTCATGCGAAAACTGTGGGTCAATGATTAAACCACACAGAGTTTGTAGAGAATGCGGGTTCTATAAAGGTAAAGAAGTTAAATCTGTTCAAGATTAA
- the rsmH gene encoding 16S rRNA (cytosine(1402)-N(4))-methyltransferase RsmH, whose amino-acid sequence MEKHVPVLLEESIKYLNIKPDGIYVDCTLGRAGHSSEILKRLKQGKLFSIDQDETAIIEGTEKLSKVSDNFKILRGNFANISAMLAIEGIFGVDGILYDLGVSSPQFDVAERGFSYRFDGPLDMRMDRTNNSLTAHEIVNNYSHTEIEKILWNYGDEKFARSIAKNIVNSRPINTTFELVSVIKKSLPFKILNQQKHPAKKTFQALRIKVNNEMDALENSLEQSIQLLNPKGRVVVITFHSLEEKVVKEIFKKYTLDEQQYYLNNLPYELESTKDYKLLFKKPLKPTEKEVEDNNRSHSAKLWVIEKK is encoded by the coding sequence ATGGAAAAGCATGTACCAGTATTATTAGAAGAATCCATTAAATATCTAAATATTAAACCAGATGGAATATATGTTGATTGCACATTGGGAAGAGCTGGTCATTCAAGTGAAATACTTAAAAGACTAAAACAAGGAAAGTTATTTTCAATAGATCAAGATGAAACAGCTATTATTGAAGGAACTGAAAAATTAAGTAAGGTTAGTGATAACTTTAAAATATTAAGAGGTAACTTTGCAAATATATCTGCAATGCTTGCAATTGAAGGTATATTTGGTGTTGATGGTATTTTATATGACTTAGGTGTTTCATCTCCACAATTTGATGTTGCTGAAAGAGGATTTAGTTATAGATTTGATGGTCCACTAGATATGAGAATGGATAGGACTAATAATTCATTAACAGCACATGAAATAGTTAATAATTATTCTCACACTGAAATTGAAAAAATTTTATGAAATTACGGCGATGAAAAATTCGCAAGATCTATTGCAAAAAACATTGTAAATTCAAGACCAATAAATACAACTTTTGAGTTAGTTTCAGTAATCAAAAAATCTTTACCATTTAAAATATTAAATCAACAAAAACACCCTGCTAAAAAAACATTTCAAGCTTTAAGAATTAAAGTAAACAATGAAATGGATGCTCTAGAGAATTCTTTGGAACAAAGTATTCAATTATTAAACCCAAAAGGAAGAGTAGTAGTTATTACTTTTCACTCTTTAGAAGAAAAAGTGGTAAAAGAAATATTCAAAAAATATACACTTGATGAACAACAATATTACTTAAATAATCTTCCCTATGAATTAGAATCTACAAAAGATTACAAATTATTATTTAAAAAACCATTAAAACCAACAGAAAAAGAAGTTGAAGACAATAACAGAAGTCATAGCGCGAAACTATGAGTTATAGAGAAAAAATAA
- the ftsZ gene encoding cell division protein FtsZ yields MSNNTQEFSQRAKIKVIGVGGGGNNAVSRMFEQGAHGVDFYIANTDAQVLAGSNVPNKIILGEKSTKGLGAGANPEVGKTAALESENELRSALEGADLIFVTAGMGGGTGTGAAPVIARIAQETGALVVAIVTKPFRFEGKYRNTFAEEGIIELKKYVDSTIVISNDRLLEFIGAKPIQEAFAEADAILKQGVQTITDLIAVPALINLDFADVKTVMSKKGNALFGIGLGTGPDKANLAANDAISSTLLEAAIVGAKDVIVNVTGGEGISLNDAYDVVDVVNQAIDNPEVNIVFGVAINKELTEKDELVVTVIATGFDEEMMKSSPNIGTKTNASSTFANLRSSSLYKSTHVEEPKVQTSFEEDVLHAHQTMHSVNNTTSNYDDETEDDFPTFLK; encoded by the coding sequence ATGAGCAATAATACACAAGAATTTAGCCAAAGAGCCAAGATAAAAGTTATTGGAGTTGGTGGTGGTGGAAACAATGCCGTGTCAAGAATGTTTGAACAAGGAGCACATGGTGTTGATTTCTATATAGCAAATACAGACGCACAAGTTTTAGCAGGATCAAATGTTCCTAATAAAATTATTTTAGGTGAAAAATCAACAAAAGGCTTAGGCGCTGGAGCAAACCCAGAAGTAGGTAAAACTGCTGCATTAGAATCAGAAAATGAATTAAGATCTGCTTTAGAAGGAGCTGATTTAATTTTTGTTACTGCTGGAATGGGTGGTGGAACTGGAACAGGTGCTGCACCAGTTATAGCAAGAATCGCTCAAGAAACAGGAGCATTAGTTGTTGCTATTGTTACAAAACCATTTAGATTTGAAGGAAAATACAGAAATACATTTGCAGAAGAAGGAATTATTGAGTTAAAAAAATATGTTGATTCAACAATTGTTATTTCAAATGACCGTTTATTAGAATTTATTGGAGCAAAACCAATTCAAGAGGCATTCGCAGAAGCTGATGCGATTTTAAAACAAGGTGTTCAAACAATTACTGATTTAATTGCAGTGCCTGCTTTAATTAACTTAGACTTTGCTGATGTTAAAACAGTTATGTCTAAAAAAGGAAATGCGTTATTTGGAATTGGTTTAGGAACTGGACCAGACAAAGCTAATTTAGCAGCTAATGATGCAATTTCTTCAACTTTGCTTGAAGCAGCTATTGTAGGAGCAAAAGATGTTATTGTTAATGTAACTGGTGGAGAAGGAATTTCATTAAATGATGCTTATGACGTTGTTGATGTAGTTAACCAAGCAATTGATAACCCAGAAGTAAATATTGTATTTGGAGTTGCAATAAACAAAGAATTAACTGAAAAAGATGAATTAGTTGTAACTGTTATTGCTACAGGATTTGATGAGGAAATGATGAAATCTTCACCAAACATTGGAACTAAAACAAATGCAAGCTCAACATTTGCAAATTTAAGAAGCTCAAGTTTATACAAATCAACACACGTTGAAGAACCAAAAGTTCAAACTTCATTTGAAGAAGACGTTTTACACGCTCATCAAACAATGCATTCAGTAAATAATACAACATCAAATTATGATGATGAAACTGAAGACGATTTCCCAACGTTCTTAAAATAG